The Spirochaetota bacterium genome has a window encoding:
- a CDS encoding adenylate/guanylate cyclase domain-containing protein encodes MNNKFIQEHKNHFIGFLLSICLFIALGFVYTQTRILDGLENGAVNFRFFLRDPSEKAKKLQEGVRITKKNQRSRDDIIILGIDENTIREFTGQNIHWPFSWDIHAKFTRYVATGNPKAIFFDIMFLDHKKHEQEFADAIREAGNVFLDFPFETAEVDVKYSDTDDRMAILNRLRFPVDPSDSSYEWAEEAVPPTTKLAGAAKGIGYANIRPDADSINRKLPVVIKHKGFYYPSIDLVLAMHYFDIGAKDVEIMMGKYVKLKNLPTEKMKKPNPEREVRIPIDSEGFMDINFIGGPGSFQNYPYYYFYNDGKITNKSLENKIIFVAAYSVTGISTDIHKSPYGDLFGIEHHANALNTILNQDFIIKFSEWENVLILLVIAIILGLLAPKLSILMSILFSTGFGLVYIVAAYLLFDTMNLLCVFATPVIQIGGTFTLITVYRVMTEQREKKYIRQTFSKFVSKSVVDELLKHPDKLKLGGEKKILTVLFSDIRGFTTISERLTPEALVEHLNEYLQAMTDIVFKYLGTLDKYVGDEIMAFWGAPIPQDDHAVLAAKAAVEMMHVLDGLNKKWVTEGKPELHIGIGLNTGDMVVGNMGSASRMDYTLMGDNVNLGARLEGTNKVYGTGIIISEVTYEYVKEHIIARELDLIQVKGKKLPVKIYELVDIIEG; translated from the coding sequence ATGAACAACAAGTTCATCCAGGAACACAAAAACCATTTTATCGGCTTCCTATTATCCATCTGCCTGTTCATCGCCCTTGGCTTCGTTTACACCCAGACCCGAATTCTCGACGGCCTCGAGAACGGCGCCGTCAATTTCCGTTTTTTCCTGCGAGACCCCTCGGAGAAAGCGAAAAAACTCCAGGAGGGAGTGCGGATCACGAAAAAAAACCAGCGCTCGCGTGACGACATCATCATCCTCGGCATAGATGAAAACACAATCCGCGAATTTACCGGCCAGAATATACACTGGCCGTTCTCCTGGGACATCCACGCCAAGTTCACCCGCTACGTTGCAACTGGAAACCCCAAGGCCATTTTTTTTGATATCATGTTCCTGGACCATAAAAAACACGAGCAGGAGTTCGCCGACGCGATTCGCGAAGCCGGCAACGTGTTTCTGGATTTTCCCTTCGAAACGGCGGAGGTGGACGTCAAGTATTCGGACACCGACGATCGAATGGCCATACTGAACCGCCTGCGTTTCCCCGTCGACCCGAGCGACAGCAGTTATGAGTGGGCCGAAGAGGCCGTGCCTCCCACTACGAAACTTGCCGGGGCCGCGAAGGGAATCGGTTACGCCAACATCCGCCCGGACGCCGACAGTATAAACCGGAAACTTCCGGTCGTCATCAAACACAAGGGGTTTTATTACCCGTCAATCGACCTCGTTCTCGCCATGCACTATTTCGACATCGGGGCAAAGGACGTGGAAATCATGATGGGCAAGTATGTTAAGCTAAAGAACCTTCCGACCGAAAAAATGAAAAAGCCGAATCCGGAGAGGGAGGTGCGGATCCCGATCGACAGCGAGGGGTTCATGGATATCAACTTCATCGGGGGCCCCGGAAGCTTTCAGAACTACCCCTATTATTATTTCTATAACGACGGAAAAATCACCAACAAGTCGCTCGAGAACAAGATCATTTTCGTGGCCGCGTACTCTGTTACCGGAATTTCGACCGATATACACAAATCCCCGTACGGAGACCTTTTCGGAATCGAGCACCACGCCAACGCGCTCAACACAATCCTCAATCAGGATTTCATCATTAAATTTTCCGAATGGGAGAACGTTCTCATCCTCCTCGTGATCGCGATTATTCTGGGGCTCCTTGCTCCAAAGCTTTCTATACTGATGTCGATTCTGTTCTCCACCGGCTTCGGGCTGGTATACATCGTGGCCGCATACCTGCTCTTCGACACGATGAACCTTCTCTGCGTATTCGCCACTCCCGTCATTCAGATCGGAGGAACCTTTACGCTGATTACCGTTTACCGGGTTATGACCGAGCAGCGCGAGAAAAAATACATCCGCCAGACCTTTTCCAAGTTTGTTTCCAAGTCGGTCGTCGATGAACTGCTCAAACACCCCGACAAGCTGAAGCTCGGCGGAGAGAAAAAGATACTCACCGTGCTCTTCTCCGATATCCGCGGTTTTACCACCATCTCGGAGCGCCTCACCCCCGAGGCCCTTGTCGAACACCTCAACGAGTACCTCCAGGCCATGACCGACATCGTCTTCAAGTACCTCGGTACGCTCGATAAATACGTCGGTGACGAGATTATGGCCTTCTGGGGAGCTCCGATCCCACAGGACGACCACGCCGTTCTCGCGGCCAAAGCCGCGGTCGAAATGATGCACGTACTCGATGGGCTCAACAAAAAATGGGTCACCGAGGGCAAACCCGAGCTCCACATAGGCATAGGACTTAACACCGGCGACATGGTCGTCGGCAACATGGGTTCGGCATCGCGAATGGATTATACGCTTATGGGCGACAACGTAAACCTTGGAGCCCGGCTCGAGGGCACCAACAAGGTGTATGGAACCGGCATAATTATAAGCGAGGTGACATACGAGTACGTAAAGGAGCACATCATTGCCCGCGAGCTCGATCTGATCCAGGTAAAGGGTAAGAAGTTGCCGGTTAAAATTTACGAATTAGTCGATATTATAGAGGGCTAA
- a CDS encoding inorganic pyrophosphatase Ppa: MPEKRYIKKLLQISEKFDIDRYEDPDFVRSHVSYEGMPRKHATDNKKIVLLTDPFSDENRFYEFPISAISFIEEIGTIASEDGRSAQKLRLWIKKGTLGLRYTPFIV; the protein is encoded by the coding sequence ATGCCTGAAAAACGATACATCAAGAAGCTTCTGCAGATATCAGAGAAATTCGATATCGATCGCTATGAAGATCCTGATTTCGTCAGGTCCCACGTTTCCTATGAGGGAATGCCCCGGAAACACGCGACCGACAATAAAAAAATAGTGCTGCTTACCGATCCTTTTTCCGATGAAAACCGTTTTTATGAGTTTCCTATCAGCGCCATCAGCTTTATCGAAGAAATCGGTACGATTGCTTCGGAGGACGGCCGAAGCGCCCAGAAACTGCGCCTCTGGATAAAAAAAGGCACACTTGGGCTCAGGTACACGCCTTTCATCGTCTGA
- a CDS encoding DHH family phosphoesterase, producing MRRRTLLFGSGKGMAKRAIATIREKNIIINNIIEMMLARNNFLICGHKNPDEDCIASMVAFAILLTRFDKFPQIYLPGAVPGNLQYLINICKYNSIRIVSGRLRIVNSVEAIVICDTPKRSMLDINQKIVRMMNTEAIVKIEIDHHLGGDSDYIGMPAYSLVTAASSASELVGYLALKLRGRKVILNRYLISDPFSRNFVLAILTGILGDTQKGQFLKSRREKKFYDIFSGMYNSILERMTVRDTNFTNMEQIFRELQHLTAREVACYEYINERRRFSESIGYVILHEDDMGYLYREFDNEIITTVTKAIANTLAEKSGRLSLICFADGTGAEKLVQFRMRRGHLFRSFDLRDVLKLLNIANGGGHEGAIGFRFPRKSIPDVDAYVAGMIPLIEQAVERTLKA from the coding sequence ATGAGGCGTAGAACACTTCTCTTCGGTTCGGGAAAAGGCATGGCCAAACGCGCGATCGCGACTATTCGGGAAAAGAACATCATCATCAACAACATCATAGAGATGATGCTTGCGCGGAATAATTTTCTAATCTGCGGACATAAAAACCCCGATGAAGACTGCATCGCGAGCATGGTGGCTTTCGCCATTCTGCTTACCAGGTTCGACAAGTTCCCGCAGATATACCTTCCCGGAGCGGTTCCCGGTAATTTACAGTACCTGATAAACATCTGCAAATACAATTCCATACGGATCGTCAGCGGAAGGCTAAGAATAGTGAACAGCGTCGAAGCGATCGTAATCTGCGATACGCCCAAACGTTCCATGCTCGACATCAATCAAAAAATCGTCCGCATGATGAATACAGAGGCAATCGTAAAGATCGAGATCGACCACCACCTCGGAGGCGACAGCGATTATATCGGCATGCCGGCCTACTCCCTGGTGACCGCGGCCTCATCCGCGAGCGAGCTTGTGGGTTACCTCGCCCTTAAGTTGCGCGGCAGGAAAGTGATCCTCAACAGGTACCTGATATCCGACCCGTTCTCCCGCAACTTTGTTCTGGCGATCCTTACCGGCATTCTGGGCGACACACAAAAGGGGCAGTTCCTGAAATCCCGGAGGGAAAAAAAGTTTTACGACATCTTCTCCGGGATGTACAACTCCATCCTCGAACGGATGACCGTGAGAGACACCAATTTCACCAACATGGAGCAGATATTCCGCGAGCTCCAGCATCTGACCGCGCGCGAGGTGGCCTGTTACGAATACATCAACGAACGACGACGCTTTTCCGAGTCAATAGGGTATGTGATTCTGCATGAAGACGATATGGGATACCTTTACCGTGAGTTCGACAATGAAATCATCACCACCGTCACCAAGGCGATAGCCAACACCCTTGCCGAAAAGAGCGGCAGACTCAGTCTTATCTGCTTCGCGGACGGAACCGGAGCCGAAAAACTGGTGCAGTTTCGCATGCGTCGCGGCCATCTTTTCAGGAGCTTTGACCTGAGGGACGTACTGAAGCTGCTCAATATCGCCAACGGCGGTGGCCACGAAGGGGCCATAGGGTTCCGCTTTCCCCGAAAGAGCATCCCCGACGTGGACGCGTACGTCGCGGGGATGATCCCACTCATAGAACAGGCGGTCGAGCGCACACTGAAGGCGTGA
- a CDS encoding SpoIIE family protein phosphatase: MRLFYFLARKISYTFALAFLTVFGGWVGAVFGYFLGTSFLLSSVEQINILIIKWFPWVVATVTALHYMQFGLLTRMGVPAFFKSLRMVNRHFDGGILHGEIGDEELRRLYGNVSDLSLHNMFSSVFYALLSGILLIAALYADMHLGGTFDPAVFKMMVKIIGIATLVVFILYGMSTYLFTEIITGYERATCYNTLLARGVVTYPRVLSGVRVKFSFFLILMVLALLTFAALMEKSRFYYQADMTAVIVYLLVAIITMAFLMSVNSSSILRVLREMSRVAREISTGGDAEFRVLSLDKEFSAIEFGFVEMAREIREYRKNIEMKVEQRTAELQGALADLKERDDLIQKQLDIASTIQRGILPGRIDDWNELKFSIRYIAMEKIGGDFYDVYQLKGNKLGLLMADVSGHGIPAALVTTMAKISFSNACNKNDSPRRIFQEVNQNIIDHVKTQDYLTCFFLSIDEDYTITYANASHQKAILLRAGAESTELLDTNGLFIGAIEEARDTYEEKTSKMKYGDRLIMYTDGIPEAIDAERREYSLDRLQNMVVKNRNLPLEDFTSAIIEDVQRFIGSAQVEDDITLLVVELTRDAAVDIIKNSKKLVTENRYYEAIEHLERGLSLYPENKKLMYNLAKNYFRVNNYAKTIECIQSYIAGDKRNKFAFYIAGAAYYQMMDYQNSIDVLEEAVRIDQNFANAHFALGMSHKKRDNRAEAIRCFEKVANLDADNKLALFELNELRKMK; this comes from the coding sequence ATGAGATTATTCTACTTTCTCGCAAGAAAAATCAGTTACACTTTTGCGCTCGCCTTTCTGACCGTTTTCGGCGGATGGGTGGGCGCGGTGTTCGGTTATTTCCTCGGCACTTCCTTTCTCCTCTCGTCGGTCGAACAGATAAACATCCTCATTATCAAATGGTTCCCCTGGGTCGTCGCGACGGTGACGGCGCTCCATTATATGCAGTTCGGTCTGCTGACGCGTATGGGGGTTCCGGCTTTTTTTAAATCGCTCAGGATGGTCAACAGGCACTTTGACGGTGGGATCCTTCATGGCGAAATCGGCGATGAAGAGCTCCGCAGGCTGTACGGGAATGTGTCCGATCTTTCTCTGCATAATATGTTCAGCTCCGTGTTTTACGCGCTGCTCAGCGGGATTCTGTTAATCGCCGCGTTATATGCCGACATGCATCTCGGCGGTACCTTCGATCCGGCGGTTTTCAAGATGATGGTCAAGATCATCGGGATTGCGACACTCGTGGTTTTTATACTGTATGGGATGTCCACGTATCTTTTCACCGAGATCATCACCGGCTACGAGCGGGCGACCTGTTATAATACCCTCCTCGCGCGCGGGGTTGTTACCTATCCGAGGGTACTGAGCGGAGTGAGGGTTAAGTTCTCGTTTTTCCTCATTCTCATGGTGCTCGCGCTTCTCACCTTCGCGGCGCTGATGGAAAAGAGCCGCTTTTATTACCAGGCGGACATGACGGCGGTAATCGTGTACCTCCTCGTTGCCATTATCACGATGGCTTTTCTCATGTCCGTCAACTCCAGCTCCATCCTCCGGGTGCTCAGGGAGATGAGCCGTGTGGCGAGAGAAATCTCGACCGGAGGCGACGCGGAATTCCGCGTCCTTTCCCTCGACAAGGAGTTCTCGGCGATCGAGTTCGGTTTCGTTGAAATGGCCCGCGAGATCAGGGAGTACCGTAAAAACATCGAGATGAAGGTGGAACAGCGCACGGCGGAGCTTCAGGGAGCACTCGCCGACCTGAAGGAGCGGGACGACCTCATCCAGAAACAGCTCGATATCGCGAGTACCATTCAGCGGGGCATCCTTCCCGGCCGCATAGACGACTGGAACGAGCTTAAATTTTCAATACGCTATATCGCGATGGAGAAAATCGGGGGAGACTTTTATGACGTTTATCAGTTGAAGGGCAACAAGCTGGGCCTCCTCATGGCCGACGTTTCGGGTCACGGTATTCCGGCGGCGCTTGTGACGACGATGGCCAAGATATCATTCAGCAACGCCTGCAACAAAAACGACTCGCCGAGGCGTATATTCCAGGAAGTGAACCAGAACATCATCGACCACGTCAAAACCCAGGATTACCTGACCTGCTTTTTCCTGTCGATTGACGAGGACTACACCATAACGTACGCGAACGCGAGCCACCAGAAGGCCATCCTGCTCCGTGCGGGGGCGGAATCGACCGAGCTGCTCGACACAAATGGCCTCTTCATCGGCGCCATCGAGGAGGCGCGGGACACCTACGAGGAAAAGACCTCGAAGATGAAATACGGTGACAGGCTTATCATGTACACGGACGGTATACCGGAGGCGATCGACGCGGAAAGGCGCGAATATTCACTCGACCGACTTCAGAACATGGTCGTGAAGAACCGTAACCTGCCGCTCGAGGACTTTACCAGCGCGATCATAGAGGACGTGCAGCGCTTTATCGGCAGCGCGCAGGTCGAGGACGATATTACCCTTTTAGTTGTGGAGCTCACGCGCGACGCGGCGGTTGATATCATCAAGAACTCGAAGAAGCTGGTGACGGAGAACCGTTACTACGAGGCCATAGAACACCTGGAGCGAGGGCTTTCGTTGTATCCGGAAAACAAAAAACTTATGTACAACCTCGCCAAGAATTATTTCAGGGTCAATAACTACGCAAAAACGATTGAATGCATCCAGTCGTACATAGCCGGCGACAAGCGAAACAAATTCGCCTTCTATATCGCGGGAGCCGCGTACTACCAGATGATGGACTATCAGAACTCGATCGACGTGCTCGAGGAGGCGGTCAGGATAGATCAGAATTTCGCCAATGCGCATTTCGCGCTGGGGATGTCGCACAAGAAGCGGGACAACCGCGCGGAGGCGATACGATGTTTCGAGAAGGTCGCCAATCTCGACGCGGACAATAAACTCGCGCTTTTCGAACTGAATGAGCTAAGAAAAATGAAATGA
- a CDS encoding endonuclease/exonuclease/phosphatase family protein, producing MGKRSISLFIFLVVVMTAIGCGRKQNETGAVRENLRLMSINIWSGLDYKGTLIMGEYETPERRETRFQGLLAEIRRLDPDIIGINEANFLPDYIQRLAKEIDYDYIYHVGVSGLHIGRVGLPWNLREGDAILAKKDLGLSIAGRKQLSGGGFIGNTFSFHTQDATQVLVGRMKVNGKDLYAAVTHWHASPPGDGATRTTLKRLNEKWSYGDAQYAEAQKALASDNEWRMSEAAAMAQYLDTLVPCGAPLVVMGDFNAEIGSPEMRIMADKGYSDVWSRVSRLPGYTWNPAINMNIKSFYLTDNEKRFDSLYEHLNSINEATGKRIDFILLNESLGAGPVVDASVCFDRPYEEIHPSDHFGVFAVVAL from the coding sequence ATGGGTAAACGTTCCATATCGTTGTTCATCTTTCTGGTCGTCGTAATGACGGCGATCGGTTGCGGCCGGAAGCAAAACGAGACCGGAGCCGTGCGGGAAAATCTAAGGCTCATGAGCATCAATATATGGTCGGGCCTGGACTACAAGGGAACGCTTATCATGGGGGAATACGAGACTCCTGAGCGTCGTGAGACGCGTTTTCAGGGCCTTCTTGCGGAAATACGGCGCCTCGATCCGGATATCATTGGAATCAACGAGGCCAACTTCCTTCCGGACTACATCCAGCGACTGGCGAAGGAAATCGATTACGATTATATCTATCACGTGGGCGTTTCCGGCCTGCATATCGGCAGGGTGGGGTTACCGTGGAATCTCCGTGAGGGAGATGCTATCCTCGCGAAAAAGGACCTCGGCCTTTCGATCGCGGGCAGAAAGCAGCTTTCGGGCGGCGGGTTTATCGGCAATACTTTTTCCTTTCACACGCAGGACGCCACCCAGGTGCTTGTCGGCAGGATGAAGGTGAACGGCAAAGACCTCTACGCGGCCGTGACGCACTGGCACGCCTCGCCGCCCGGCGACGGGGCTACACGCACAACCCTGAAGAGGCTCAATGAGAAGTGGAGTTATGGCGATGCCCAATACGCGGAGGCGCAGAAGGCCCTCGCTTCCGACAATGAGTGGCGCATGAGCGAGGCCGCGGCGATGGCCCAATACCTTGATACCCTCGTTCCCTGCGGGGCGCCCCTGGTGGTGATGGGCGATTTCAACGCTGAGATAGGCAGCCCGGAGATGCGGATCATGGCGGACAAGGGTTACAGTGACGTCTGGTCGCGCGTATCGCGCCTCCCCGGATACACCTGGAATCCGGCCATTAATATGAACATCAAAAGCTTTTATTTAACCGATAATGAAAAAAGGTTTGATTCTTTATACGAGCACCTCAACAGTATAAATGAAGCAACCGGAAAGAGGATAGACTTCATTCTGCTCAACGAATCGCTCGGCGCCGGGCCGGTCGTGGACGCTTCGGTGTGTTTCGACCGTCCGTACGAGGAAATACATCCCTCGGACCACTTCGGCGTTTTCGCGGTTGTCGCCCTGTGA
- a CDS encoding SUMF1/EgtB/PvdO family nonheme iron enzyme yields the protein MTRRILPILSVLALVVAVAGVLSARNYDILARIESKRKDGLLTLRFDEKPAAGSYFIIEGERVIGNISVISFDEIPVGKNRVYRVSAYYMLEKAVDEALMRAGIEIGLRSEAERKLRDYSEPQKREILVYKNEIVSPIDGRKMVLVPAGKFVFGSDTGDRDEAPERVLELGDYFIDKYEVSNADYLAYVRDARTGPPRSWKGGLPEERLMQMPVLVTWMEAAAYARWANKRLPTEMEWEKAARGPAVYDSGGVKATARSGSLPYPWGPDFEAGRANTMEFWEDPKSGGDIKGSFSRGLLPVISFGGIGDSSYGAVNMAGNAPEWTADFYRAYPGSRYANQRFGTRFKVIRGGAWYSGREAVRTTRRQIGGIPNLNSDAAAGFRCVKSPALLDIDSEGN from the coding sequence ATGACGCGCAGAATTCTTCCGATACTTTCTGTGCTGGCTCTCGTCGTCGCGGTGGCCGGGGTGCTGTCGGCACGGAACTACGATATACTGGCCCGCATCGAGTCCAAACGGAAGGACGGTCTATTGACATTGCGCTTTGATGAGAAGCCCGCGGCCGGCTCGTATTTTATCATAGAGGGCGAGCGGGTTATCGGCAATATCTCGGTGATTTCTTTTGATGAAATACCCGTCGGGAAAAACCGTGTTTACCGGGTAAGTGCATACTATATGCTCGAAAAAGCTGTGGACGAGGCGCTCATGCGTGCCGGTATCGAGATAGGCCTGCGAAGCGAAGCTGAAAGAAAGCTGCGGGATTACTCCGAGCCGCAGAAGAGGGAGATCCTCGTCTATAAAAACGAGATCGTATCGCCCATCGATGGCCGCAAAATGGTGCTCGTCCCCGCCGGCAAATTCGTATTCGGCAGCGATACCGGTGACAGGGACGAGGCACCCGAACGCGTTCTTGAACTGGGAGATTACTTCATCGACAAATATGAAGTCTCCAACGCGGATTATTTGGCATATGTGCGCGACGCGAGGACAGGTCCGCCGCGCTCATGGAAGGGGGGGCTTCCCGAGGAAAGGCTGATGCAGATGCCTGTACTCGTTACCTGGATGGAAGCGGCGGCATACGCGCGATGGGCGAACAAGCGGCTTCCCACCGAGATGGAATGGGAAAAAGCGGCGCGCGGTCCGGCGGTGTACGACTCGGGCGGTGTGAAGGCAACCGCCCGATCCGGTTCGCTGCCATACCCATGGGGGCCGGACTTCGAAGCGGGACGGGCGAACACGATGGAATTCTGGGAGGACCCGAAATCGGGAGGAGACATTAAGGGATCTTTTTCCAGGGGCCTTCTGCCCGTTATATCGTTCGGGGGAATCGGTGATTCTTCATATGGCGCCGTCAATATGGCAGGAAACGCGCCCGAATGGACGGCCGACTTTTACAGGGCCTATCCGGGGAGCCGGTATGCCAATCAGCGATTCGGGACGAGGTTCAAAGTGATCAGAGGCGGGGCATGGTATTCAGGGCGCGAAGCGGTACGTACTACCAGGCGTCAGATAGGGGGTATTCCGAATCTCAATAGCGACGCGGCGGCTGGATTCCGCTGTGTCAAGTCTCCGGCGCTGCTCGATATCGATTCTGAAGGGAATTAG
- a CDS encoding metallophosphoesterase family protein, with translation MYYIFGDLHGMYSRLESLYGRLRETIRKDDTLLFLGDYIDRGGDSYKTVEFLIGLSRLHPTVFLKGNHEFMLLAYLSGGDTDGIYFQNGGRRTIESYRRAFGSFSIPSRHMEFFQSLVLYHETDNFIAVHAGLNPKITTMDLQSEEDMLWIREEFYHADKRWPKTVIFGHTAAVHFAGVMSRPYFDERRNIIGLDTGAVFGGRLTCLRWPDREIFQR, from the coding sequence ATGTACTATATCTTCGGCGACCTGCACGGCATGTATTCCAGGCTTGAGTCCCTGTACGGGCGGCTGCGCGAAACCATACGGAAGGACGACACCCTACTTTTCCTCGGAGACTATATCGACCGGGGCGGCGACTCATATAAGACCGTTGAATTTCTCATAGGGCTCTCGAGGCTGCATCCGACCGTATTTTTAAAGGGAAACCACGAGTTCATGCTGCTCGCGTACCTGTCCGGTGGGGACACTGACGGCATCTATTTTCAAAACGGCGGCAGGCGCACCATAGAGAGCTACCGGCGCGCGTTCGGCTCCTTCAGCATCCCCTCCCGACACATGGAGTTTTTTCAATCCCTGGTCCTTTACCACGAAACCGACAATTTTATTGCGGTTCACGCGGGCCTTAATCCGAAAATAACCACAATGGACCTGCAATCCGAAGAGGATATGCTCTGGATCCGCGAGGAATTCTATCATGCGGATAAACGCTGGCCCAAAACGGTCATCTTCGGCCATACGGCCGCGGTTCATTTCGCCGGGGTAATGTCAAGGCCCTATTTCGACGAGCGGCGCAATATAATAGGGCTGGATACAGGCGCCGTGTTCGGAGGCAGGCTGACTTGTCTGAGATGGCCTGACAGGGAGATTTTTCAGAGATAG
- a CDS encoding DUF6599 family protein: protein MLGALSGCAALMERDPDVLHLLPRESDLPGWKIAAPPRRYDNTNIALRVDDESALFREYGGESLATSSYRPIGETRGRVTIEVYRMRTPVDAFGIFGRRVGKAMRMPAPSVMCDDIAVIRNGLLLRQGLHFIALVADENDAGGDLVAFARIILENIPPVKSDLPDWANLFGVGNQREGLVYYSRAPSDIPLKGGLFVRTRSINGIEYDVYYSRRSSKSSAIRDFAGLQGQGGGGFVLSSAGARQVSFKPRPDRGYVFAARWGDLVFGLVRAENLVDGNAAINILYGEVSATTTD from the coding sequence ATGCTCGGCGCACTTTCGGGGTGCGCGGCGCTGATGGAACGCGATCCGGATGTCCTCCATTTGCTTCCGCGGGAGTCCGACCTGCCCGGTTGGAAAATCGCGGCCCCTCCGCGACGCTACGACAATACCAATATCGCCCTCCGGGTCGACGATGAATCGGCGCTCTTTCGGGAATACGGCGGTGAAAGCCTCGCGACCTCGTCCTACCGCCCGATCGGAGAAACGCGTGGCCGGGTAACGATCGAGGTATACCGGATGCGCACTCCGGTCGACGCGTTCGGCATCTTCGGCCGAAGGGTCGGGAAAGCAATGAGGATGCCCGCGCCGTCTGTCATGTGCGATGACATCGCGGTAATCCGGAACGGGCTTCTGCTTCGCCAGGGACTTCATTTCATCGCCCTTGTCGCCGACGAGAACGACGCCGGGGGCGATCTTGTCGCGTTTGCGCGGATCATACTCGAGAATATACCGCCGGTAAAATCCGACCTGCCCGATTGGGCAAACCTTTTCGGCGTCGGTAATCAAAGGGAAGGACTGGTATATTACTCCCGGGCGCCGTCCGATATCCCGCTGAAAGGGGGGCTGTTCGTGCGAACAAGGTCGATAAACGGTATAGAATACGACGTGTATTATTCCCGGCGTTCATCGAAATCCTCGGCGATACGGGATTTTGCGGGTCTTCAGGGGCAGGGTGGCGGCGGATTCGTGCTCTCGAGCGCCGGTGCGCGGCAGGTTTCGTTCAAGCCCCGGCCGGACCGAGGGTACGTCTTCGCGGCGCGGTGGGGGGACCTGGTTTTCGGCCTCGTGCGCGCCGAAAATCTTGTGGACGGGAACGCGGCAATCAACATATTGTATGGAGAGGTTTCCGCCACAACAACCGATTGA
- a CDS encoding ABC transporter permease translates to MKAARGYWAIAWREFRRNRFALAGLVVVLALFAVALFAPLLANDKPYIYSADGRLYFPILFDYPELAGKNFRDEAGKTLVLMPPVPYTSSEYDLDAIVMPPSARHMLGTDEQGRDLAARMIHGTRISILVGFIAVFIYVTMGIIIGAIAGYYGGVVDMVISRFIEIIICFPTFFLILTILALVGPSLVNVMLVIGITGWTGIARIVRGEFLKLREMEFVQASRALGARDRAIIFRHMLPNALAPVLVSATFGIASTILIESSLSFLGFGVQPPTPSWGDILSQSRDFMDFAWWLTLVPGFAIFITITAYNLVGEGFQDAIDPRSVKK, encoded by the coding sequence GTGAAGGCGGCACGCGGATACTGGGCGATCGCCTGGCGCGAATTCCGGCGCAACCGGTTCGCGCTCGCGGGCCTGGTCGTGGTGCTCGCGCTCTTCGCCGTGGCGCTCTTCGCGCCGCTACTCGCCAACGACAAACCCTACATATACTCGGCCGACGGCAGACTGTATTTCCCAATCCTGTTCGACTACCCGGAACTCGCCGGAAAAAATTTCCGGGACGAGGCCGGCAAAACCCTCGTCCTCATGCCGCCGGTGCCCTATACCAGCTCGGAGTACGATCTCGACGCCATCGTAATGCCTCCGAGCGCGCGGCACATGCTGGGGACCGACGAGCAGGGCCGCGATCTCGCCGCGCGGATGATACACGGAACGCGCATATCGATCCTGGTGGGTTTTATCGCGGTCTTCATATATGTGACGATGGGCATCATCATCGGCGCGATCGCCGGCTATTACGGCGGCGTGGTGGACATGGTCATTTCGCGTTTTATCGAAATCATCATCTGCTTCCCGACCTTTTTCCTCATTCTTACCATACTCGCGCTTGTAGGCCCCAGCCTGGTAAACGTGATGCTCGTCATCGGTATTACTGGGTGGACCGGAATCGCGCGCATCGTGCGCGGCGAATTTTTGAAACTACGCGAGATGGAATTCGTACAGGCATCCCGCGCGCTGGGAGCGCGCGACCGCGCCATCATATTCCGGCATATGCTGCCCAACGCACTCGCCCCGGTGCTGGTTTCGGCCACCTTCGGTATAGCCTCGACCATCCTGATCGAATCGTCGCTTTCGTTTCTCGGTTTCGGCGTACAGCCCCCGACCCCGAGCTGGGGTGATATACTGTCGCAGTCGCGCGACTTCATGGATTTCGCCTGGTGGCTCACCCTCGTCCCAGGGTTCGCGATATTCATCACGATCACAGCATACAACCTCGTAGGCGAGGGTTTCCAGGACGCGATCGATCCGCGTTCCGTCAAAAAATAA